From the Cystobacter ferrugineus genome, the window CTGGTGCTCGTCCACCGAGGACAAGTCCCTTCCGGTGAAGACGATGAGCGGCGTGCCGCGGCCCTTGCCCTGGCGCAGGATGTCCACCACCTCGAAGCCGTCCATGCGCGGCAGGCCCACGTCCAGGACGATGAGGTCCGGCGGGGTGGCGCGCGCGAGCGCCACCGCGTCCTCTCCATCCTGGGCCTCGTAGCAGACGGCGCCGAGCCGCTCCAACTGGGCGCGGAGCACCTGGCGCGTGCTCACGTCGTCATCCACGAGCAGCACGCGCGCCTGGCCGGGCTGGCGCACCGCGTAGCGCACCGTGCGCAAGAAGCGCGTCTCGTCGAAGGGCTTGAGCATCCAGTCCACGAGCAGGGGCTGGACAGAGCCCTCGTGCTGCTCGGTGAGCATGATGATGGGCAGCTCCCGGGTGCGCGGTTGCTCGCGCAGCCGGCGCACGAAGTCTAGCTCCCGGCCATCGGTCTGCCGGGGATCCACCACCAGCGCGTCCGGCGCGCCCACGTCGATGAGCCGCTCGGCTTCCTCCAGCGAGGGGGTGCGCAGCACGCGGTAGCCCTCGTGGGTGAGCAGGCCGCGCATGCGGCCGGACAGCTCCGCGTCCGTGGTCACCACGAGGATGGAGTGGCGCGAGTCATCCTTCACCCGCGACACGACGCCCGAGCCCGCGCGCCCCGAGGGCAGCGCGAAGGAGAAGATGGCGCCCTCGCCCGGCTCGCCGTGGACCTCGATGTGGCCGCCATGCTGCTCGACGATGGCCTGGGAGATGGCCAGCCCCAGACCGGTGCCGCCCTTGGTGCGCGAGTCCGAGCTGTCGATCTGCTGGAACTTGCCGAAGAGCCGGTCGCGTTTGTCCGGGGGGATGCCGGGGCCCTGGTCCTTCACGGTGAAGCGCACCTGGCCGCGGGCGTCCTGGGCGGCGATCACCTCCACCTCGCCGTCCACGGGGGAGAACTTGATGGCGTTGGAGACGAGGTTGGTGAGCACCTGGATGAGCCGGTCCCGATCCGCCCGCACCGTGCCGGCGCCGATGACCTGGTGGCGCAGGCGCACCCGCGCGCCATCCGCCATGGCCTGCACGCCGCTGAAGGTGGTCTCGATGACGTCGGCGCTCTCCACCGGCTGGAGCTTGAGCTCCAGCATGCCGGACTCCATCTTCTCCAGGTCGAGGATGTCGTTGATGAGGCGGATGAGGCGCTCGGTGTTGGAGCAGGCGATGCGCACCATGTCCCGCGCGGCCGCGGGAAGCTCCCCGAGGATGCCGCCATCCAGCAGGCCCAGCGAGCCGCGGATGGAGGTGAGGGGCGTGCGCAGCTCGTGGCTCACCGTGGAGACGAACTCGTTCTTCAGCCGCTCCACCTCCTGGCGCTCGGTGATGTCGCGCACGTAGGTGGTGAAGCGCGGGGGGCCCTCGCTGCGCACCCGCAGGAGCGTGAGCTCGGCGGGAAAGGTGGAGCCGTCGGTGCGCAGGACGGGCAGCTCCAGGCGCGTGGCCTGGCCCGCCACGGCGTCGGCGCGCAGGGCCCGCGTCACCGCCGTGCGTTGCTCGGGCCTCACCGACGCGGACAGGGCGAGGGAGAGGAAGTCGCGGCCCACGGCCTGGGCGCCGCGCAGCCGGAAGATGTGCTCCGCGGCGGGGTTGAAGTCCAGGATGCGGCCCGCCTCGTCCAGGGTGATGATGCCGTCGAGGGCGCTCTCCAGGATGGCCGCCTTGCGCGCCTCGCTCTCGCGCAGCTCCGTGTTGGCGGTGGACAGCGCCGCGGTGCGCTCCTCCACCCGCCGCTCCAGCTCCGCGTTGAGGGTGTCGAGTTCCTTGCTCGCGCGGGTCAGGCGCCAGAGCACCAGCAGCACGAAGGCGGCGAGCAGTAGGGTGATGACGAAGAGGACGATGCGGAAGCGCTCGGCGCGTGTCTGCGCCCGCTCGTGGAGCTGGAAGTAGGTGGTGATGATCTGCTCGGCCGCGGGAGTGGCGGTGCGCTCCATCAGGAGTTGGAGTGTCTCCCTGGCCTCCTTCGTCCGGGCGAGGAGGCTCCGGGCATCCGCTTCCAGCTTCGCGCGCGACGCTTCCTCGCCAGGCTGGCCGGCCAGCTCCCTGGCGAGGGCGGCGAGTGCGCCCTCCAGGTGGGGCAGGTCGCCATCCTCCGCGCCGCCCCGGATGGCGCGTGTGAGCATCTGGAGCCGCTCGCGGGGCTCTCCCGGAGGACTCCGGACGGCGAACTCGGAGGAGGTCCGTTCGAGGTTCGTCTGGAGCTCGTCGCGGCGCTGCTCGAGCTGATGCAGACGTGTGTGCAGCAGCTCCTCGTCCACCAGCGCGCGCACGAAGTTGTCCAGCGCCGTGCTCAACCTCTGCTGCTCCTCGGCCAGGAGCTGGGGCGGGAAGCGCCGCAGCGACTCCACCTCGCCGCGGAGTCTGGCGAAGGACTCCGGTGGGATGTCGGCCGTGCCCGACAGGCCCAGGTGGAACTGGAGCAGATCGCGCTCCAGCTCGCTGCTCTGCACCCGGAGCTGGCGCAGCCGGAGGCGGTACTGGTCGTACTCGGAGGAGGGGAGGGGACGGCCCAGCACGAAGACGACGCACAGGAGCGCGAGGACTCCCGTGGCGAGCAGGGTACGCTGGGCGAAGCGGGCTCTCACGGAGGGAAGTTTCATCGCGCGTGGGCCGGCGGGCTCAGGTGGACGGCAGCAGCTTCTTGATGTCCGTGGGCAGGGTGAGCGGATTGAAGGGCTTGCCGATGACGCCCACGGCGCCCAGCTCCAGGTAGCGTGCCACTTCCTGCTTCTGGATCTTCGCCGTCATGAAGATGACGGGCGTGGTCGCGGTGGACTCCTGGGCCCGGAGCCGGGCGAGGGTGGTGGGCCCGTCCATGCCCGGCATCATCACGTCCAGGAGGATGAGGTCGGGCCGCTCGGCGGCGGCCTTGGCCAGCGCGTCGGCCCCGGACGAGGCGAGCACCGTCTGCCAGCCGCCCACGCGGCTCAGACTCACCTGGCCGATGGTCCGGATGTCGTCCTCGTCATCCACGAGCAGGACCTTGTGAATCGTCATGGGCAACCTCCGGGCGCGAGGGCGGCGCGCCAATGCCCAGGCGTGCCCTGGCCACGAGCCGGGGCCCTGGTGGGTGGCTGGCCTCCTCCCCTGTTTCTTCAGAACCGCGAGAGCGCCAGGAACGTCTTCATCTTCTCGTTCGACTCTCGCAGTCGCACGGACAGGGTCCGGACGAAGCTCCACAACAGCACATACGCCAGATCCTTGTCCGTGAACATGAGCTGATCCAGCTGCTCACGTTCAATGACCCACAACGTACATGCGGTATGGGCGAACGCGTCGGCCGAGCGGGGAATGTCCTCGATGACCGACATCTCCCCGAAGTACTGGCCCTTTTCCAGGATGGCGAGCGCCTCCTCGCCCATGCCGGGCACCTGCTGGGAGATGCGCACCTTGCCTTCCAGGAGGATGAACATTTCCTTTCCCACCTCCCCCTCCCGGAACAGACAGGCGCCCGCTTCGTAGCCCCGGGGCCGGGCGATCGCTGCCACCCGGTGGAGTTGACTGTGGGTGAGGCCCTCGAAGAGCGCAACCTTCTTGAGGAGCAAGGCATCCATGGTGTCGCAGCTTCGTACCATGACCGGAGGGGCTCTGGTACGGTGGCCCCCCTTTCCCTTCGAGAAACAGGAGCGACGACCCGTGGCGGAGAAGATCAACAAGGTGACCATCATTGGCTCGGGACCCGCGGGTTACACCGCGGCCATCTATGCCGCGCGCGCCAACCTGCAGCCGGTCATGTTCGCCGGTGGCCCCACGCTCGAGGACGCGCAGCGCGTGCCCGGTGGCCAGCTCATGATTACCACCGAGGTGGAGAACTATCCGGGCTTCCCCCAGGGCATCACCGGGCCGGAGCTGATGGAGCACTTCCAGAAGCAGGCCGAGCGCTTTGGCACCGTCATCCACATGGAGAACGTGGTGAAGGTGGACCTGTCCAAGCGCCCCTTCTTCATCCAGGGCGAGTCGGTGAGCTGTTACTCGGAGACGGTCATCATCGCCACCGGGGCGAGCGCCAAGTGGCTGCACATCAAGGGCGAGGACCAGTTCAAGAACCGGGGCGTGTCCGCGTGCGCCACGTGTGACGGGGCCTTCTACAAGAACCAGGACGTGCTGGTGGTGGGCGGCGGCGACACCGCCATGGAGGAGGCCACGTACCTGGCGAAGATCGTCAAGAGCGTCACCGTCGTCCACCGGCGTGACACCCTGCGCGCCTCGAAGGTCATGCAGGAGCGGGCGCTGAAGAACCCGAAGATTTCCTTCGTCTGGGACAGCGCCGTCGAGGAGGTGGTGGGCAACGAGCGCGGGATGACGGGCGCCGTGGTGCGCAACCTCAAGACGGGCGACGCGCGTCAGGTGGAGGCCACCGGCCTGTTCGTGGCCATCGGGCACACGCCCACCACGAACCTGTTCCAGGGCGTGCTGGAGATGCACCCCTCGGGCTACCTCAAGACGGTGCCGGGCAGCACCCGCACGTCCCTGCCCGGGGTGTTCGCTTGTGGCGATGTGCAGGACAGCTACTACCGCCAGGCCATCACCGCCGCGGGCTCGGGCTGCATGGCCGCCATCGACGCGGAGCGCTGGCTCATCGAGGAAGGCGCCTGAGCCCCCCATGAGTACCCCAACGAGCACCAAACCCCAGACGGTGGCGGTCCACGCGGGCTCGCGGCTCACGGGCAGCAAGTCCCAGCCCGTGGTGCCGCACATCCAGATGTCCGCGGTGAGCTTCTTCGAGAGCAGCGACGAGCTGGACGAGGCCCTGGATGGCAAGGACTACGTCTACTCGCGCATCGCCGCGCCCAACGCGGCGCTCCTGGAAGAGGCCGTGGCGGCGCTGGAGGGCGCGGAGGCGTGCGTGGCCTACTCCAGTGGCATGGCCGCGCTGCGCGCCGTCTTCGATGCGCAGCGCTTCCAGCCGGGGGACACGCTCGTGATGCCGGCGGATGGCTATGGTGTCACCCGCCTGCTCTTCAAGAACCTCGCCGAGCGGACCGGGGCTCGTATCGAGGCGCTCCTGCTCTCGGAGCCCTCGGCGATCGAGCGGGTGCGCGCGCTGCGCCCCCGGTTCGTGCTCGCCGAGAGCATCACCAATCCGCTGCTGCGCGTGCCGGACCTCGCGGCGCTGTCCCAGGTCTGCCGCGAGGTGGGCGCGCTGCTGGCGGTGGACGCGACGTTCCCGTCTCCGTATGGCCAGCGGCCGTGCACGCTGGGGGTGGACTACTCCATCCAGTCCACGACGAAGTGGCTCAACGGGCACAGCGATGCGCTGGGGGGCACGGTGAGCGGCACCCGCGAGCGGCTCGCGCCCCTGCGCGCCGCGCGTCTGCTCAACGGCGACGTGCTGGGACCGTTCGAGGCGTGGCTCACCCTGCGCGGGGTACGCACCCTGCCGGTGCGCATGAAGGTCCATGCGGAGAACGCGGCGCACGTGGCCCGGCGGCTCGCCGCCTGTCCGCTCCTCTCGCGCGTGCACTACCCGGGGCTGCCGGATCATCCCGACCACGCGGTGGCCCGGCGCGTCCTGCACGGGGGCTTTGGTGGCATGGTGGCCTTCGAGATCCAGGGGGCGGGCCGTCCCGAGTGCTTCCGCTTCCTGGAGGCGGTGAAGCTCGCGCGCGCGGCGCCCTCGCTCGGAGACGTGGGCACGTTGGTCATGCACGCGGCCAGCGCGAGCGCGCGCCGCATGACTCCCGAGGAGCGGCGGGCCGCCGGTATCGGCGAGAGCCTCATCCGTGTCTCGGTGGGGTTGGAAGATCCAGATGACATCGCCGACGACCTGATCGCCGCGGTGTCGGAGGCGATGAATCGGTGAAGATGGTGGACGTGGGAGGCAAGGAGAAGACGGAGCGGGTGGCGGTGGCGACCGCGCGGTTGCGCATGCAGCCGGCGACGCTCGAGCGCATCCTCCAGGGCCAGGTGGAGAAGGGGGACGTGCTGGCCGCCGCGCGGCTCGCCGGGGTGATGGCGGCCAAGCGCACGCCGGATGTCATCCCGCTGTGTCACCCCATCGCCCTGTCGGGCGTGGAGGTGGTGCCCACCCCGGTGGAGGACGGGCTGGAGTTCCGCGTGACGGTGCGGACGGTGGATAGAACGGGCGTGGAGATGGAGGCGCTCACCGCGGCGTGCGCGGCGGCCCTCACCGTCTACGACATGTGCAAGAGCGTGGATCGGGGCATGGTGCTCGAGCGCGTCCAGTTGGATCACAAGGCCGGGGGTCGCTCCGGGACATGGGACCGGGGCGAGGGCTCATAGGGTCCGCGCGGCTCAGGGCTTCGTGGGCGGCTTGCCCACCAGGGTCCTGAGCTGGGCGATGAGCTGATCGGGTTCGAGGGACTTGGGGATGTGCATCTGGAACCCCGCCTCGAGCACCTGGAGTCGGTCTTCCTCGCGCATGTGGGCGGTGAACGCGGCGGCGGGTACCTGGCTGATGGGTCCGTTCATCGCGCGGACCTTGCGGATGAGGCTGTAGCCGTCCTCCTGGGGCATGGCGATGTCACACACCAGCGCGTCGAACCCGCTGGTGCTGGCCAGGGTGGAGAGCGCGCTGGCCACGCTCTCCACCGCCTCCACGCGCGCGCCATGGTGTTCGAGGATCGACGTCACCGCCGTGCGCGTGAGCGCGTCGTCCTCCACCAGCAGCAGCCGGAGTCCCTCGAGCTGGAGCGCGACGGCGTTCGTGCTCTCGGCGCGAGGGGGCTCGCCGGTGTCCTCGTGCGCGGGCAGCCACACGGTGAAGATCGCGCCCTGGTCCCGGCCCGGGCTCTCCGCCCACACCGTGCCGCCCTGCAACTCCACCAGTTGCCGCACGATGGCGAGCCCCAGGCCCAGTCCACCATTGACGCGGGTCGTGCCCTCCTCTTCCTGTCGGAAGGGCGAGAAGAGCAACGGCTGGAATTCGGACGGGAAGCCCCTGCCCGTGTCCTGGACGACGATGCAGACCCCACCGCGCTCCGGCTCCAGGCGGACCTCCACCCTTCCACCGGGCGGGGTGAACTTCACGGCGTTGGACAGGAGGTTGGACACCACCTGCCGCATCCTCCTCGGATCCGCCTGCACCAGGGGCGTCTCCTGGAGGATCATCTCGAGCGTCAGGCCCTTCTGCCGGGCCATGGGCGTGAGGTCGGCGACCGCCGCCTGGATGGGCTCGCTGGGCTCGCAGGCCTCGATCATCACGCTCAGCTTGCCGGAGAGGGCCCGCGCGGTGTCCAGCAGATCATGGACGATCCTCGACTGGGTCTGTGTGCACTGGGTCAGCGCGGCGATCGCCTCCGTCCGCTTGCTCTCGTCCGTCTGGAGCAGCTCCAGCCACAGCCTCATTCCCACCAGCGGGGTGGCCAGCTCATGTGAGACCCGGGCGAGGAACTCGTCCTTCTTCCGGTTGGCCCGCTCCGCTTCGCCGCGGGCCGCCTGCTCATTGGCCAGCAGGACTTCCCGTTCCGCCTCGGCGCGCTTGCGCTCGGTGATGTCCACGTTGATGCTCACCGCCCCGACGATGGTCTCGCGCAGCCGGACGGGCGCGGTGGCCGAGCGGATGACCCGCTGCTTCTCGCCGCCGTTCTGCGCCAGGTACACCTCACGGGTCGACGACTCTCCACGCAGGGCCCGCTGGAGCGCTTCCTCGATGCCGCTGGAGCCCAGGATGGCCGGATCGATCCGATTGGTGCGGATGTGGCCCGAGGTATCGGCGATGCAGACGCCGTCGGGGATGCTCTCGATGACCGCCTCCAGCTCGGCCGCGCGCTGTTCCTCCCGCCGCCGGGACTTCACCCAGTCGGCCCGGGCATGACACTGGAGGGTGGCGGTGGTCATCGCGTTGGCCAGGAGGCGGTGGAATTCGAGGTAGGGCTCGTTCAACTCCAGGCGTGAGCTCACCCCGGTCAGCAGGAGCGCGGTGGGCTCTTCCTCTCCTGGCAGGTGGATGGGGAGCGCCACCGCCTCCCGGGGTGGCTCCGGATAGGGCCCACAGCGCAGTGGGCCGAAGCGCTCCTCGAGGTGTCCGACCCGGATGGGCTGGCGGGCACGCATCACCTCCTCGAGCGGCCATCCGCCGGCACCATCTCCGTGGGAGAACAGGAGGGCGGGACTCGCCGCCGTGCCAGGCGGAAGGCCCGTGCTGCTCACCAGCCGCAGGGTGCTTCCCCTGGTGTCCCGGACATAGAAGAGGGTGAAGGGGAGATCGCGCGCATGGTCCTCGAGCGTCCGCGCGGCGAGCGTGAAGACTTCCGGGAGTGTCTGGGCATTGGCCATGGCCAGGGCCACGTCGCCTAGCGTGCGTGTCCGGCGCTCGTGCAACACCTGCCGGGTGGTCTCGGTGAGGGGGTTCCACACCCCTGCGATCTCTCCGCGCTCATCCCGGATCGGGCTGAAGGCTCCCGAGAAGAACGTCTCCTCGAGGCGGCCGCCGCGGTCGCGAAACAGGGGCTGGTTCTCGAGGATGACCGGCTGGCCCGCGAAGGCCTTGTCGTAATGGTCGCGCAGCTCCGTCCAGGCCGGTCCCCAATACTCGCTGAGGGGTTGGCCAAGCAGATGGGGAGACGGGCCACCGCCGAGCGCGCGGAAGACATCGTTGTAGAGCATCACCCGCCGGGGCCCCCAGGCGATGAGGATGGGGAAGGGGGACGCCACGCACAGGGACACCACCGTGCGCAGGCAGGGCGGCCACGACTCCATGGGGCCCAATGGTGTCTGTGACCAGTCCTTGGCGCGGATACGGCCACCCATCTCGCCTCCATTCACGAGCCAGGAGGTGGATGGTTCGAGGCCGCCCGCGTCGTGTCCGGTCGCATCCATGAATCCAAGATGGTCGCGTACTCGCTGTATGTGTCGTCAAGTCGCGCCGCGCCGCGGCATGTCTTGCGGGACATACCTTCCGTGAAGCCTCACTCTGTCTGGTTAATACAGTCATGCTGTATGTTTGAACCTGAACTCCCTTTCTCTCTTGACGCTGAATGTTCACCCGTGGGAATTACCGACCGGTCGGTAGGTGGTTGGGTACGGCAGGTTGGAAGGTCACACGAGGAGCGGACACGCGATGCATTCGGGTCGGAAGCAGGAGGACGGAGAGCGCTACCAGGCCATCCTGGAGACGGCGGCCCGTCTCATCTGCGAGCGCGGCTACGAAGGCACGTCGATGCAGGAGATCGCCGCGGCGTGTCAGATGACGAAGGCGGGGCTCTACCACCACGTGCAGAACAAGGAGCAACTGCTCTCCGACATCATGAGCTACGGCATGAGC encodes:
- a CDS encoding ATP-binding protein gives rise to the protein MRARFAQRTLLATGVLALLCVVFVLGRPLPSSEYDQYRLRLRQLRVQSSELERDLLQFHLGLSGTADIPPESFARLRGEVESLRRFPPQLLAEEQQRLSTALDNFVRALVDEELLHTRLHQLEQRRDELQTNLERTSSEFAVRSPPGEPRERLQMLTRAIRGGAEDGDLPHLEGALAALARELAGQPGEEASRAKLEADARSLLARTKEARETLQLLMERTATPAAEQIITTYFQLHERAQTRAERFRIVLFVITLLLAAFVLLVLWRLTRASKELDTLNAELERRVEERTAALSTANTELRESEARKAAILESALDGIITLDEAGRILDFNPAAEHIFRLRGAQAVGRDFLSLALSASVRPEQRTAVTRALRADAVAGQATRLELPVLRTDGSTFPAELTLLRVRSEGPPRFTTYVRDITERQEVERLKNEFVSTVSHELRTPLTSIRGSLGLLDGGILGELPAAARDMVRIACSNTERLIRLINDILDLEKMESGMLELKLQPVESADVIETTFSGVQAMADGARVRLRHQVIGAGTVRADRDRLIQVLTNLVSNAIKFSPVDGEVEVIAAQDARGQVRFTVKDQGPGIPPDKRDRLFGKFQQIDSSDSRTKGGTGLGLAISQAIVEQHGGHIEVHGEPGEGAIFSFALPSGRAGSGVVSRVKDDSRHSILVVTTDAELSGRMRGLLTHEGYRVLRTPSLEEAERLIDVGAPDALVVDPRQTDGRELDFVRRLREQPRTRELPIIMLTEQHEGSVQPLLVDWMLKPFDETRFLRTVRYAVRQPGQARVLLVDDDVSTRQVLRAQLERLGAVCYEAQDGEDAVALARATPPDLIVLDVGLPRMDGFEVVDILRQGKGRGTPLIVFTGRDLSSVDEHQLTLGHTRHHIKARTTEEALMTSVRELLNGLLAQHESGHGPHKEAS
- a CDS encoding response regulator — its product is MTIHKVLLVDDEDDIRTIGQVSLSRVGGWQTVLASSGADALAKAAAERPDLILLDVMMPGMDGPTTLARLRAQESTATTPVIFMTAKIQKQEVARYLELGAVGVIGKPFNPLTLPTDIKKLLPST
- a CDS encoding cyclic nucleotide-binding domain-containing protein; protein product: MDALLLKKVALFEGLTHSQLHRVAAIARPRGYEAGACLFREGEVGKEMFILLEGKVRISQQVPGMGEEALAILEKGQYFGEMSVIEDIPRSADAFAHTACTLWVIEREQLDQLMFTDKDLAYVLLWSFVRTLSVRLRESNEKMKTFLALSRF
- the trxB gene encoding thioredoxin-disulfide reductase, whose product is MAEKINKVTIIGSGPAGYTAAIYAARANLQPVMFAGGPTLEDAQRVPGGQLMITTEVENYPGFPQGITGPELMEHFQKQAERFGTVIHMENVVKVDLSKRPFFIQGESVSCYSETVIIATGASAKWLHIKGEDQFKNRGVSACATCDGAFYKNQDVLVVGGGDTAMEEATYLAKIVKSVTVVHRRDTLRASKVMQERALKNPKISFVWDSAVEEVVGNERGMTGAVVRNLKTGDARQVEATGLFVAIGHTPTTNLFQGVLEMHPSGYLKTVPGSTRTSLPGVFACGDVQDSYYRQAITAAGSGCMAAIDAERWLIEEGA
- a CDS encoding trans-sulfuration enzyme family protein codes for the protein MSTPTSTKPQTVAVHAGSRLTGSKSQPVVPHIQMSAVSFFESSDELDEALDGKDYVYSRIAAPNAALLEEAVAALEGAEACVAYSSGMAALRAVFDAQRFQPGDTLVMPADGYGVTRLLFKNLAERTGARIEALLLSEPSAIERVRALRPRFVLAESITNPLLRVPDLAALSQVCREVGALLAVDATFPSPYGQRPCTLGVDYSIQSTTKWLNGHSDALGGTVSGTRERLAPLRAARLLNGDVLGPFEAWLTLRGVRTLPVRMKVHAENAAHVARRLAACPLLSRVHYPGLPDHPDHAVARRVLHGGFGGMVAFEIQGAGRPECFRFLEAVKLARAAPSLGDVGTLVMHAASASARRMTPEERRAAGIGESLIRVSVGLEDPDDIADDLIAAVSEAMNR
- the moaC gene encoding cyclic pyranopterin monophosphate synthase MoaC, with the protein product MKMVDVGGKEKTERVAVATARLRMQPATLERILQGQVEKGDVLAAARLAGVMAAKRTPDVIPLCHPIALSGVEVVPTPVEDGLEFRVTVRTVDRTGVEMEALTAACAAALTVYDMCKSVDRGMVLERVQLDHKAGGRSGTWDRGEGS
- a CDS encoding hybrid sensor histidine kinase/response regulator is translated as MGGRIRAKDWSQTPLGPMESWPPCLRTVVSLCVASPFPILIAWGPRRVMLYNDVFRALGGGPSPHLLGQPLSEYWGPAWTELRDHYDKAFAGQPVILENQPLFRDRGGRLEETFFSGAFSPIRDERGEIAGVWNPLTETTRQVLHERRTRTLGDVALAMANAQTLPEVFTLAARTLEDHARDLPFTLFYVRDTRGSTLRLVSSTGLPPGTAASPALLFSHGDGAGGWPLEEVMRARQPIRVGHLEERFGPLRCGPYPEPPREAVALPIHLPGEEEPTALLLTGVSSRLELNEPYLEFHRLLANAMTTATLQCHARADWVKSRRREEQRAAELEAVIESIPDGVCIADTSGHIRTNRIDPAILGSSGIEEALQRALRGESSTREVYLAQNGGEKQRVIRSATAPVRLRETIVGAVSINVDITERKRAEAEREVLLANEQAARGEAERANRKKDEFLARVSHELATPLVGMRLWLELLQTDESKRTEAIAALTQCTQTQSRIVHDLLDTARALSGKLSVMIEACEPSEPIQAAVADLTPMARQKGLTLEMILQETPLVQADPRRMRQVVSNLLSNAVKFTPPGGRVEVRLEPERGGVCIVVQDTGRGFPSEFQPLLFSPFRQEEEGTTRVNGGLGLGLAIVRQLVELQGGTVWAESPGRDQGAIFTVWLPAHEDTGEPPRAESTNAVALQLEGLRLLLVEDDALTRTAVTSILEHHGARVEAVESVASALSTLASTSGFDALVCDIAMPQEDGYSLIRKVRAMNGPISQVPAAAFTAHMREEDRLQVLEAGFQMHIPKSLEPDQLIAQLRTLVGKPPTKP